A single region of the Peromyscus eremicus chromosome 16_21, PerEre_H2_v1, whole genome shotgun sequence genome encodes:
- the LOC131926364 gene encoding H-2 class II histocompatibility antigen, E-U alpha chain, whose product MATTGAMVLRLFFMAVLMGPQKSWAIKEEHTIIQAEFFLSPDQKGEYMFDFDGDEIFHVDTEKSETIWRLKEFGQFASFEAQGALANIAVDKANLDIMIKRSNHTPDVNVAPEVTVLPNSPVSLGEPNILICFVDKFSPPVVNVTWLRNGQPVTTGVSETVFLPREDHLFRKFHYLTFLPSTTDVYDCMVEHWGLEEPLLKHWEFEEQPPLPETKENVVCALGLFVGLVGIIAGVVFIIKGMQRRNAAERRQGAL is encoded by the exons ATGGCCACAACTGGAGCCATGGTGTTAAGACTTTTCTTCATGGCTGTCCTGATGGGCCCTCAGAAGTCATGGGCTATCAAAG agGAACACACAATCATCCAGGCGGAGTTCTTTCTTTCCCCAGACCAAAAAGGAGAGTATATGTTTGACTTTGACGGTGATGAGATTTTCCATGTGGATACTGAAAAGTCAGAGACCATCTGGAGACTTAAAGAGTTTGGGCAGTTTGCCAGCTTTGAAGCTCAAGGTGCATTGGCCAATATAGCTGTGGACAAAGCCAACCTGGACATCATGATAAAACGTTCCAACCACACTCCAGATGTCAATG TAGCCCCAGAGGTGACTGTGCTCCCCAATAGTCCGGTGAGCCTGGGGGAGCCCAACATCCTCATCTGCTTCGTCGACAAGTTCTCCCCTCCAGTGGTCAATGTCACCTGGCTTCGGAACGGACAGCCCGTCACCACGGGTGTATCAGAGACAGTGTTTCTACCCAGGGAGGACCACCTCTTCCGAAAATTCCACTATCTGACCTTCCTGCCATCCACCACAGATGTCTATGACTGCATGGTGGAGCACTGGGGTTTAGAGGAGCCTCTGCTCAAGCACTGGG AGTTTGAAGAGCAACCCCCCCTCCCAGAAACTAAAGAGAACGTGGTGTGTGCTCTCGGGCTGTTTGTGGGTCTAGTGGGCATCATTGCCGGGGTTGTCTTCATCATCAAGGGCATGCAAAGACGCAATGCTGCAGAACGCCGCCAAGGAGCCCTGTGA